A genomic window from Salvia hispanica cultivar TCC Black 2014 chromosome 5, UniMelb_Shisp_WGS_1.0, whole genome shotgun sequence includes:
- the LOC125189630 gene encoding uncharacterized protein LOC125189630 produces the protein MTDKLESKSEKCYFVGYPKQTRGYECYCPGDHKVIISRNVTFLEDNYVLKEQGHNIIDLEEIQEPQDNIEDEVLPNGLNNNLVGVFDDLLGGAITIRGDPRGTLEEPPQHNEMHQRQDDTIVASPLPQEDHSDIPEPTHIQNEQPEPKENHSIGLEGFVVHLRH, from the coding sequence ATGACTGATAAGTTGGAATCTAAAAGTGAGAAGTGTTACTTTGTGGGATATCCTAAACAAACTAGAGGATATGAATGCTACTGCCCTGGAGATCACAAGGTGATAATCTCTAGGAATGTGACGTTTCTTGAAGACAATTATGTCTTAAAGGAACAAGGTCACAACATTATAGAtcttgaagaaattcaagaaccaCAAGATAACATTGAGGATGAGGTATTGCCAAATGGTTTGAACAATAACTTAGTGGGAGTTTTTGATGATCTATTGGGAGGGGCAATTACTATTAGAGGAGACCCTAGAGGGACTCTCGAAGAACCTCCTCAACACAATGAGATGCATCAAAGACAAGATGATACAATAGTTGCATCACCTTTACCTCAAGAAGATCATAGTGATATTCCTGAACCTACTCACATTCAGAATGAACAGCCCGAGCCAAAAGAAAACCACTCAATAGGCCTAGAAGGATTCGTCGTCCACCTGAGACACTGA